The stretch of DNA TAAGTCCCCGACACTGGAAAGCAAGCAAACTATGACGTCACAAGAAAGACCCCTATAGTCGTTTCTTCGACAGTAACGTCAACCATGTTGGTGACGTCGCAGTAATGGAAGTGACGAGTTTCAACTATCGTGGCCCAATACAGTGGAACTTCGTTACGACAAACTTCAGGGGACTAGAAAATATGCCCCGTTATTACCGATAGTTCGGTATATCCAGTGCGAAATTAATGAAACTTTCCTATTTGGGACTAAAATCTAGCTTAATAACCGACAAATCGATAGAGTGTATATTATAAaggtcgttataacgaggCTCCAATGTAGAACGATCTGCTCAGACATTGGAGGTCCAGAGATCCCATCCCCGTAAGCGCGACCGCCCCAAAGCCAGAAGTCTTAGGTCGACCCCGCACTCACGACACACATATTAATACAATTTGATTAGATtcgatttctattttattttcaggtatTTAATGAAGTTGTTTATTTGCGGCATTTTGCATAAATCTGTTGGACGTTTCGTTAGAATGTTCGTATCTATAACAGTAACGCAGATAGAGACGACAGTCAAACAATCGACTATTCACTTCGTATATAAGTATTGTAATATCTATTAGTCGTCGGAACCAAACTGCCTATTTGAATTGACTTTAGATTTCCTAAGGGAAATTAATCGATATATTCGGCGACGCGAACGCCTCAATCTTGGCTCCAACATattcaaaactgaaaaagaGCCCTGTCGTTTGACGAAACGTTGAAGGATCTGAAATGAAACGAATCGAACGAGAAgccattttgaaaagaaatccgGATATCGGTGTCAACCACTTTCCACACGAACCGAACGAAATCCGACGAAAAACCTTAAAAAACGCTCTGATTTTGGTGGGTATActttattgtatattttctcTTGTCggttgatatatatatatttaaccAGTAAAAAATATGTAACAATTATAAACTCGCTTTCCCTATATATACACCGTACATACTTATTAGATCTGcgaataatgtttaaaatatcagATAAATTCTATCCATCCTGTTTTGATTATATACAATTAGGAGACCTTATAGAATTGAGATATTTCAGGAGTTAAAACGGTTTGagatatttttatcataatCGTTTATAAATATCGTTAAAATTGGGAATTCGAAAGAagctttttttcattcaatccGTGAATATAAACTTCTATTTATAAATTCACACGAAAATAGAAATTGCAATATAGATAATTCATTTCGACCTTCTTTGAATTTTCTTGAATCATTAACaaggccagttttatagaccaaTTTTAACTTGAACTCGGGGGTTCAGTCAGGCCCGCATGGGTTAGagtcttcgttttagagtgTATGATATAATCCGAAACTCACACGTCCTGTCGTATTGGCCGTCAAATGCGATATAGCTTGCCCTTAAGCGGCCAATATGACGCACGCGAAACCtctgtatacaattaattataataatatattattatgCTAGTTGGAGAATTCCAAATATATCTCGAACCTATAAAAAGACCTGTTTTAACTTTAGTACTTTGCTCAGCATCATTTTCCAACGACCGACTTCCCCTATCCCCTAGGACGATATATATGTATTGCAAAGAACAGATCAGGAGATATCAGCAATCTGTCCATTATTGTCTATACATGACGACCAATGTCTATATGTCTAAtatatgtgtatgtatgtatatatatatatatatatatatatatatatatatatatatatatatatatatatatatatatatatatatatatatatatatatatatatatatatatatatatatatatatatatatatatatatatatgtctaTAAAATGCAACTATTCAtaacaaaatgtttttccttcGTTGTCATAAACATATATAACTTAaggtttatatataatatgataatttcTAAATATGATTCTATAACATTGCATATAATTTCTACAGCAGTAGGTATAAAATGGTCGCtcgatttgtttaaattcGTAAACATAAAAGACGAATACCGTTAAAAAAACACAGTTAGTTCCACAGGCGTGAGTTACAACTTTAATTCTAAGATTTAACTCACAACCTGTGGAACCGGTGTCCTTCAGTTCATCAAATAAGACGTTACTTTTTACTGCAATAATCAATCGTAAATTGTTGTACCTGTTGTATCTCGTGCACAGGACCCAATTTCacgaattaaaatcaaaactttactaaaataatttttttaattgcGGAAAATAAACTTTCGTAAATCAAGCCACTTTCACACAGCGTCAGGTTTTAGATTGAAATCCACTCGATAGCAAAACTAAGATTCAcatctgaaaaacatgatctGAACTCTGCTTAACAAAGGCTTACCAATATATAGTATAAGGGTTGATTCCGAGTCTAAAACAATGGAAAGAATTTTTCCAGCTcgtaaacaagaaaacagCCTTGTCATCAAGTTAGCCGTTAATCATTCCTATCACGCATGAACGAAAGTGGTACGAAAATCACAGAAGATACCACcgtcgcttgccagggtttgattgtcGCCCGCTGAAGCCAACacatctagccaatcagatgcgttttTACCGGCACGACGTTTCGCTCAATAAATACCAcgtatctgattggctagatatatagactggtgggcgCTGAGCGGGAACctgtccgcccaagaaatctGGGGCAGTGTACTAGACCAAAGCAGGGTTTGCGGCCAGCGTGTGTTGGCGTGagggcaatcaaaccctggcaagcgaggatgagaAGATACTTGAGAACCCACCCATTCCCGTCCCCGAAACGTCCCTTGCCTCATCAACAGTTTGTTCGTGCTATAATCCTTTTAAGACCTTCTTATCAACGGATGTTCTTGAGTAAATAACTAGAGTTTCGCTTACTCGTGCGTGAGATACATGGCGGTATAATGCTGGTATATATACGCGATGTCTGGCTTACTATTGCCCGATAAATCCAATTTTATTTACTGACGATATCAGATCATTAGATCTCTCAGCTCAGAGCTTTGTAATGCAAAAATCATCGCCATCGATGTCGGCTTTCTCGGCGTCGTCCGCCGCAgaagcggcggcggcggcattAGATTTGGAATTATCGTCACGGTCGATATCGATGACGAACGACGACGGTGACGACGGTGCATTGGGTGGGCTGTTCGTGTCTGATTTAGAGCGGGAAATATCGCTCGACGATTCGGTATTCACGTTCGTAttcgtcgacgacgacgacggcgatTCCGGCGACTGAGCAGACGACCGCCCGCTTATCGGCGTCGCTAAACTACCGGCGATTACGTCCTTGTCCACGTCCGTTTCCTCGATTACTTTAACCGGTGAATTAGTGTCCGATGATGAAACGTCATCGTTCTGACGATTATAAAGCGTCGCCGCTCGCTGCGCCGTATCGGACAGTAACGGGAAGGCGTCGTTTATCCGACTCGGCGGCTTGTCTCGTCCGGCGGCGATGCTTTGCGTTGCGAAATCGCCGCCGGATATTTTCGAAACGTGTTGCAGGCACGCGCGCGAAAAACTGCCCGACGAAGAGCGGGACGATAGCGACGAATTGTACGTATCGAACACCGGTCTGTCGCTTTTCACACTCGATAGTTCGCTTTCCGAATCGACGACCGCGTCGCCGGGCGTCGCTACGAGATTAGGGGCGGCGATGCTGCCCATTCTTCTGGAGCGATCCGGCGTCGACATGAGCTCCGAGTCGCTTTTACTCTCCCTGAGGCTGAATACACCGGCGTTTGAACTCTGTTGCGCCGCCGGCGACGCTTCGTGCACGCGTACCTCCGGTATCACGCGTTTGACTTTCTTTTTCGGAAAGAACCACGACATCAATGATTTCTTGGCGCTCGACTGTCGTTcgatcgtcgtcgtcggttcGAGTACTTCGGGCGACTGGGCGAACGCTTCGTTATCGATACCGTCATCGCCCGTCTCGCAAACAAGCAAGTTTAACTTATCTTTCCGCGCAGTTTCGCTAACTCCGTGCGACGGCGTGCTTTGATTCGAACTATTAATCAAAATATCGGATACGTTATCGCTACTGTCCGCTACGCTTTTGAACACGCTGCCGTTAGCTTTGGCAGCGCTGGTGCCTTCTTTGCGCATCATAATACTGTTATAATCCGGGGGAGGGGAAAGATTATCCACCGAAGCGGACGCACCGTTTAATGCAGATTTGGACGACTTCAGTTTGTTGGATAGTTGCTGTTCGTCCTGGCCGATTTCGCTGCAGTCTATCGCGCTCGTGCTGAGGCTGTGAACTCTAGGAGGGGTCTTGGACTTCTTTCGTTTGGAAAACGGCGTCGAGAACGGGCTGTTCGAAGCGCTGTTGCTTccgttattgttattattcacGCTGGGCAGCAAACCCAGAGTGGTGGCGGACAAGGCTGACATTAGAAGCGGACTCAAACCGCTGCTGGGCCTCTTCTTCTTAACAACtggaaaaaaagatgaaaatgtacTTTTACGAATAACGAAAATAACGTCTAGACCGAACACTTGACATTTATATTGTTGGCATCATGTCCTTCAGCAAAGAGCGAAGCCAATTTTCGCCGATCGAGGCAAATTTAGACGTAGAATCGTCTAGTTAAGTGCGCCCTTCATAAACCTGAATGGTCAACAAGCAACAACAGACAAATCGTACGTGAGATACGATGACGTCACGAACCTGGCGGCTTCTTGCTCTGTTTCAACGGCGGCTCAGATCCGCCGAGAATCGAACACAAATTTCGCAAGGTCTGAATTTCTTTCTGTATATAAAAGAGACGGCGAAGATGTTAAAAGACATGGTGAGATATGACACGATAGTGACAGTAAATAGCGATATCAAACGAATAACTGACGTGTTTTGCTTTGAGACTGTCGTTGAGAATGGTGATGCGTTGTTTGGCGGTCGTGTTGGAGGCTTTCGTTACCCGCAACAAGAATTTCAATCGTTGTTTCTCTTGAACGATCACGGCTGAAATACAGatattaaatgaaatgaaggaacATTCGATGATTATTGACTGCAGGGGCCAATCAGAGGGTCTGATTCGGGGAGGGCTGCACCCACAAAATTGGACATATCGTTTATATGATTAAAAGGGCATCCCACCGAAAAACTTAACTTCATGTTTAAAAGTACAGAGAACATGTTTATGAATTTGAGTATCAGTTGATATTCTATAGTTAATGTTTTCCATCTCCCATTAAGATTTCAGGGCAAGTTAACATTTGAGGGGAGAAGGTTGCGCACTCTCCCCTTGAATCCACCCTTCATTAAGTGTTCGATCCATTGActctggatctagttccacattCGCAGATTCGATTTGCCAATGGATCCAGCTTCAGAATTGAGAATTCAGGTTTTCTTGGCCCAATTTAATGGATTGTGGATTCAATTTGTCACTGGACCAAGCTCCGCAGTTTTGTCGGTTAAATTGGTCTCAGAAATGTGGAGCGGGTGCAGATGTACAACTAACGGTCCGAAATCAAAGTTTAAGTAATCGAAGTCTTAAGATGTATAAAGAAAACCATATGGACGATTAACAAAGGAAGATTTGTTAACACTGACGTTTTTTTATAGAATGCTGCTCTGACATTGAGATGTGTAGAAGCATTCTAATCGAAACATCAGCGTAAtagatttttcgtttttgtaaAAGCCCATCTCCCACGACACGGGGAAACAATCGGAAACTTCTTCTTCTTTAGAGTAATGTGGAGGACCCGTAGTTGGGCATTGTCCCACAGCGTCTTTTTTTTAATCAGTGAGTCGACGAACACTGATACGTGTCCTGCGTGAATGCATGGTTtcactaggattcgaaccctcaacctctcagttGTGAGTCAAACACCTTATCCACCATGCCACAGGACAGGACAAACATGTTCATGTCTCCTGCTTCCGTATTTGTTATTGTCGCGTGCGTGTTGGGCTTTAATCGTCGATGTAGTCCATTCGGCGATCGATATAATAATGATCGACGTGATGACAACACACTCGCTGAACAACGACACACTTACCGTTCAACAGCCTGACGATTCTCCACAGAATCAGTATTATCATGACGGTTATCGTTTTGGACATGTTACTGTTGAGGAAGACGATATCGAGTATGAACGACGCCGTTACGATAATTGCATCAATAACCTGTCAATAAATACACACGAAATATACGCATTATGCAATGATCGATGATACAAGACGACGCCCGCGTTTGCGCTGAGCAGAGACTCCTTTTACATCCCTGTGACGGGCTCAGTCTGTATTTGTGGTGGAGATACGAAGTTACATAGCGAAATATTACTGGACAAACCCGaaagaaaagttcattcactTATTTCCCAGTACTAGTAACTTATATAATATAGTTCAGCTTTCCTTAGGGAAGCCTTCAATGTCCGTCATCTATTGGTAAATGGATAATAATGAACTTCATGTAAAAGTGTGTCCAATACGCCAAAATCCTTTTTTGATATAACAGactaatgataattatgtAAAATAACGTCAAACGCTCTCAAAGATGTTGACATATTACAGATATCCAATAGACAAATTAATAGTCAACGTGCTTTAGCTGTTAGGCGTATATACATGGTGATGAGGAATCGTTGGGCAAATTCTATCACATTTTTCACATCTATCAATGGCGTTGATTGTGTTTTCTTGCGATTTTCATTCATACCtcgattttatatttcagaaagTCGAAACCTAATCCAATTATCTTGAGTATCACCTGGATAAAAATAGGAAAGCGAAATGTCAGATTTAGCGTCGAACTGGCGCACTCGGTTACATGAAGTAGCCGTTGATTACGTCGTTATTTCAAGCGTCATTTCGTGCAGCAGTTAGATATATCTCGACGGGGATAATTATATGCGCGCGCGACATCAATTTGGCCCAGTTATTCTCCGGTAATCGAGCGTGTTTCGCGTGTTCGTAATAACTTACCTCGACCAGTAGAATA from Tubulanus polymorphus chromosome 11, tnTubPoly1.2, whole genome shotgun sequence encodes:
- the LOC141913043 gene encoding uncharacterized protein LOC141913043, whose amino-acid sequence is MTSKFNSSAIGPRWSTGDIRPKRQKQGRASPGNVRYSLEARKEVLNKRRSSDDSIQERRKDSAHSALEYRRSLGEISVTVNDDVDDVVVHLHRKSISQQELLPSEDCDSWDAESATNQVGVRSSCLGMLSPNGQLAEDYDWLRRDSFLHELQSEVDPDIIQEEIKRLEEKKPKTCRRRMVRVLKSTPIVSILLFLIILDAAIVLAQLVLDIRASYDDFQDMKKEANDIMIFVNATHASQLAAAGYYGSNVQTIMRILRNNSGNGTAGAAGGGQRRRLLAAPPSPDSPPVAGVFVFQSGYSHWHHIVHILHLASIVILGILLVEVILKIIGLGFDFLKYKIEVIDAIIVTASFILDIVFLNSNMSKTITVMIILILWRIVRLLNAVIVQEKQRLKFLLRVTKASNTTAKQRITILNDSLKAKHKEIQTLRNLCSILGGSEPPLKQSKKPPVVKKKRPSSGLSPLLMSALSATTLGLLPSVNNNNNGSNSASNSPFSTPFSKRKKSKTPPRVHSLSTSAIDCSEIGQDEQQLSNKLKSSKSALNGASASVDNLSPPPDYNSIMMRKEGTSAAKANGSVFKSVADSSDNVSDILINSSNQSTPSHGVSETARKDKLNLLVCETGDDGIDNEAFAQSPEVLEPTTTIERQSSAKKSLMSWFFPKKKVKRVIPEVRVHEASPAAQQSSNAGVFSLRESKSDSELMSTPDRSRRMGSIAAPNLVATPGDAVVDSESELSSVKSDRPVFDTYNSSLSSRSSSGSFSRACLQHVSKISGGDFATQSIAAGRDKPPSRINDAFPLLSDTAQRAATLYNRQNDDVSSSDTNSPVKVIEETDVDKDVIAGSLATPISGRSSAQSPESPSSSSTNTNVNTESSSDISRSKSDTNSPPNAPSSPSSFVIDIDRDDNSKSNAAAAASAADDAEKADIDGDDFCITKL